The region ctttttttttaagaaaatgaagtATGCCAGCTGTCTCCCAGTTGCTTACAGTAACTCCTATAGAACTACTTCGGACTTTGTAGAGGATTGCACTGATGATTAgaagccatttaaaaaagaaaataatttcttACGGAAAATGGCAAGTACCTCAAGGAGCCGTGCTACTCTGCTTTCATAATACTCCATCCGACCACAACACGGTTGATTGGTACGTTCATTCGAGTAAACTACAGGATTTGGTCCATCTGGCTTGGTGCAGGTTTCAAAGCAGGTCAGTTTGCATTAAGGGCTGCCTGAGAAAGCCATCAGACTCGCTGGCATTCAAAAGGATGTGAAGCGAGCTCCTGCCATAGTTGTCATGCCATGTTTTCTCatcaaaacaccaacaaaaaaagGTGAAAGGCCCAGGGGTTTTCTGGTTAAAGTTGACTGTACCAACAACATGGAGCTCAAAGATGACAATTGGGAGGGAAAGTGGACGGGTGTGGGGGGACCAGCACATCTTCCTTTACTGGTCAGTTTAGCATGATAGCTCTTGTAAACCATCTGTATCTTAAGATCTGGCTTTGACCTCACATCCAAAAGTAATATGTAAACGAAGAGAgggaacataaataaaataatttcagtcgaaattacacaaaaagaaacttgacatgagaaaaaaaaggtacaaagacaaagacagatcgttgtctggtgtgtttttgttgacaaCTTCCTCAGGCAAACATTTCGGTGgcagttttcattttaacataaataacatttggGTGGGAGGAATCAGAGCCACCATAAGGCTTCttttagacatttttctttctacCCCACTGTCGTAGACGTTAACTTTCCCCCGCTGTGTCTATCCTGGTACTGGTCTATCGGTACTTTTTATTAGAAGATCTCAACAAGAAGAGATGGAGCCCCTTTTCAGCCTCAGTGGGCCCAGAGAGGCCGGAGTAGCAGGTCCTGGATCacaggagggaggaaagggcagagagagaaacagcagagagagggatgggaTTGTAAGGAGTTTATGTTTCAGCAGTCTGGGGTTTAGTCTCACTCTCACcatcttctttcctctcttgcGTCTCCTtgtcttcctcctgctcctcctcctcttcctcctctgtgtgctgCTCCAGCTCCTCCCTGGTGATCATCTCAAAGTCGTTTCCGTTGCTGTGCTGCGAGCCTTCGTCCTCCCGGCGGTCGCTGTCTGTGTCTGAGTGGCGGTCCGGCCCCGTTCCATCCCCCTctgcttcttttctctcctcggCCTCTttgccctcctcctcttcctcatcctcctcctcatcgccGTCTTTCTTCTCGCTGTCTGACTTTTCATCGCTGTCTGACTTCTGAGCCTTGTTGCCGTCGCCGTCCTTCTCGTCCGTCTTGTCCGAGCCCTTTTTGTTGCCAGATCGTGGTCCTTTGTACTCGTGAGTGTAGAGCGGCCGGAACGAGTCGATGAACCCGACGTCTGCCGTCAGGTTGGGGAGGAACCAGAAGTGGTGGCGCCCGCCGGTCACAACCCAGATGATCAGGAAGAGGATGCAACGGGCTGAAGACAGAGGTCACAACAAGTGGGGTCAACTTGAATCTACagcaatttaaatgtattaaacaaacatttcttcttAACTTTAGTGGCATTCAAATCTACATTAACCCTCTGCTGTTTGCCTGGGATCGAATGTTTGTCTACACTctcatttctttattgaatttGGGGCATCTAACAACTAATTACAGCATTCTAACTGtagtcttttattatttttgtatatttgtatttagtttgtATCTACTATTTTCTATTTCACTTATTGACTAAGGCACTTTTTTGCCCTATATAAATATTGTGAATTGCCCCTGTATTTGTAAGAAGCTGTGTGGTCTTGTTTAAACTGGACACAACTTATTGcaatcaataatataaaataaagtccACAAAAATGCCATTCTTGCCATTAGCATCGCAatgcgatttttttttttatacagaagTTTTTTACCATTTGGAAATGGTCTTTATGCACTCAGTGGTGACTTTATTGAGAACATCCATAATCTGTTATGCAATCCAATACAGCAGCTCAGCCATAAATTCTAGATTTACCAAAGAataatgttcagtgatgatCCTTAATGGTATACAAAaacgctgcgggactaataaaggattatcttatcttatactgATGAAAATGATTTTCAGGATTGGCGATTCTCGATGTAGTTTTTTCTCTCCGTTCCGACCTACTTGCCTGCGTCCAAAAAACCCCCACTTCAAAGACAACACGGCGCTGCTTACCGGTAGCCTGCAGCAGCAATTTTAAGAGACACCATGGACACTACCGGTGATGACGGAGAAACAAAAGAGCTGGAAAATGCTCCTGCTTCTGTCCTAAAGTCACCGGGGTGGCGACATTTTGTCTGCTTTTTGCAGGTGAGGAAACTCAGGCTATTCAAAAGTCTCTAGCACTTCTATGTGACGCAACCTATTAAAAGGTACACTGAATGTACTACAGGCTGCTTctgctttttaattattgtaGAAGTGAAGAAAGAACAAGCCAGCtatacaggaacagtgttgtgcCTTAACATTATTGTCCTCTGTCTCGATACCCAGGTGATGTGCTGGTTCACTTTCACACTGTGATCCATAGTAGCAGCAcggggcggggcttagcgaacGGTCAAGAGAGGATGCAGGAACGTACTACAGGAACCCAGTAAGGTGTTTTTATGAAGTACATGTACTTACCAACAGCAAGAAGTAATATACTGGCCACAAAGCAGCCTGCCGCAACACTTAGATAGTAAACTCCTACACGCATTTCTGCTGGCCACAGTGGGAACAGTGTGGCTGCAATGACCGCAATGACTGAaagacagaacacacacacacagaaggaaaaaaaagtcagatcaGCTGCAATCAGTAACAGACAACACTCCATATAGTTCttgttaaaaaactatttttatgattttcaacCTGTGACTCACCGAGTATCAGTCCCATGGCAAATGTCTTGAAATGAACAGGATCGTAAATCCACACAAACACCTAAAGAAAAGAGGCACATTTTgagtttggatgtttttcagGATCAAAAACATTTCTCCTATATATGCCGTCTAAGCACTCACCTCGTTTCCATCTAGAAACAGCTGATCGTCGTGAGGCTCCAGCTTAAACTTCTTCTTcacctcttttttcttctttggggTTCCAGGGCTGTCATCCTGTTAGagtttatcatttaaataaacaaatattatatatgactTACAAATCACGTATTCTCCTGTGACAGTGTGACCTACGTATTAATCAgggaagatcgataccactgtCATGTCTGCACGGTAAATATGAACATAAAGCTTCAGCCAACAACCAGCTaacctagcttagcacaaagactggaaactgacctgttcatttaaaacttggctatacatattattataattattattattatcaatattaacACAGACACCATGGATACACTAAGCTTCTTCTTTCTCTTACTTCTAAATATCTGAACAGCAAAGTCAATCCACCCATTAACTGTCGGGTGCAGCAGCGTCATGGCAACTCCGACCggtcataaaacaaacacaaagctggGTGGACTGAACGGTGCAACACCCTGTTTCAGACGGACAGATTAACTGTCAAAGcagaacaaatatgatgtttgACAGTAAAGCACAAGTAATTTCAGCCACTAATGAGTAATGATGCCATTTCTTATGGGATATGCTTTGTCGTTAATATTTCTAAATGCCAAAACAAAAGTCTCCAACAGTGAAATTATCTGATTAAGACAggtaatgatgataataataataatgctataataataaagataaccagagtttttttaacaaagaggTCAACAGTGTTGGGTAACGTACACTTTTGTCTTTCTTGGTTTCAACAGTCTCCggctctttcttcttttctttgtccttcttcccttttttctcctcctctttgccaCTGTCGCTCTTggtcttctctttctccttttctttctctttctccttctctttctccttttccttctctttctccttttccttctctttcttggTGTCTTTCTCTGGTTTTTTCTTCATCACTTTGAGAGCCCGGTGGAAGAACTGCTTCTTTAAGAGTCTACAAAGGACGGAGGAGAATGACTGGTTATAATGGCTGATTATTTACTTCTGTTTTAGCTTAAAGGAAAGGTCATGTGAATAATTTCATCTCCAAAAAGTGCAGTTTCATCAATTGGTTACCCTGCAAGACTGAAAGCACTCTTATTCAACAGTTTCATGCCTAAAGGGCTCATCATATTTTTTGATAATGGTGGAATTggaatttaatcttttttcgtttttaatcaaaaatgccaaaatttAATTTTTTCCAGCTTCCAAAATTTTaacatttgctgtttatttGCATCTTctatgatagtaaactgaaaataaagcaATTTAAGGACATCTGTTTCGATTTTGGGTAAATCTGATgagaaaataatctgtaaatTAGTTAATAGTTAAATATTATTAGTTGCAGCCATATTGAAAGAGTATGTATAAAACGCTTAGATACCTTGTTTTAGAATAGAATCCTAcatgaaacaaatgtttaattatataCAACATCAGAAGAGTAGCAGAGTGTGTTAGGATGCTAACCTGTTGCAATAATCCACCACAGACTCCCTGGTGGTGAACAGCGCCTCCTCTCCCTTCTTAGCCTTGGCCCACTTGGAGTCCAGCAGACAGTCCACGGCCTTGGAGGCTAAATGTAGGGAAACAAAGATGGACTTTACATCACAGAGAGGTACAGGGACAGAAAATGTCAAGCGCCCTTAAAGAAATAATTGGACGCGCCACCTGCCTGCCTGGGCACACTCTGACGTGCACTCAttgtttcatgcattttagTTCCTTTATATATTGTACTATTTTGTGGGGCCAAGCAATCCCGATCATTCAGTACACAGggacattgaaatgttttttatcctATATTTTCCAGACAGTAGAATAAGTCACTATAAACCTATTTAAAGGCCCATTATCTCCAACCAGCACAGGCCTGTTGCCTCACATCCCACAGCAGAGAGCACTAACCGATAAAGTAGTCGACTCGGTGGCCCATCATGTTGGTGGACTTGGTCGGGCAGTTGAATCGGAGGTACTTGGCCACCGCCTTCTCATCCTTGGTGGGTTCGCTCACCTCCTGCAGGACCAGATGAACAAACAGatgaatatacacacataaaaataatataacgATCAGTCAATGATGCTTTACTTTATTATGGCTCTGAACTGCACACAGAAAATCAATAGCAAGTCTTAGAACAACATCTAGGGTCGGATAATTACGAAAATGTATCAAGTCATCCACATTACAGATCTCTTTCTGTCCTAGATTTACTTATGTGGAAAATTTCAACAAATTGTATGAATTGGTAAAAATGAATCAGCTCAccgtgtatttttttaattaatcaggGCAAATACATCCGATGTGAGTCAAAACAAGTTGGAAAATGAATGCATCCATGTATTAAAAAATCATTAACATTCAATGTTTCACTATCAATAAAAAGGGGTaatggtttttttaaacactgatgGCTATGTCATTGTTAAGACTATTGTCTTGATTCGGGAGGATCAACAGATCATTGCATTTACGCCCGACAtctgttatttacattttcaaactcTCCTATAAAAAGATACAATGAatacaaaagacacaaagctACATGGTATCAACCGGGACATTTTTGGGAAAGTACCACACTAAGGCCATATGCTCAATTTTAAATACTGTGCTTATATGTAATAACAATATTACATACTGCTTTAGTGACATGAGTCCGTCCTGCCTATGGCTACTACCTGAAAAGTGCAGTGGACACTGTCTCAACAAGAGTCATTAACATACGTATACCAGTATCAACAATGCCTCCAATGCCTTTTCTAAAATGGCAGATAAGGTATTGGCAAGTGCAAGGCTCTATGCACCGATCCGATTACACGTTCTCATATCATTTACCAGCTCATTTACGCTACCTaggaacaacaacaagagaCATCAAACACTACCAGATCAGTACATCCTGCTCGGTCGGTACATGTGCAAACTAATACTACACACCTGTAGCTAAACACCAGCACATCTGCGTTGAAgttgacaggaggagagctagttaaaaTGAGCTGTTTGCATCTGGTGAGCAGAACAGTCCTGCTGGGCTAAATAACCAAGCTAACAGCTGTTAACTTACAtcgagttacattatgatgcgttcaaacTCGGTTTAGTAAAAATGACTTGTgggcgaaggtaaattataacgttttcatgatgtgttcaaatgtaatcttggaAAAAATcgttttatttctcatttttaacACACTGGTATCAGATGGGTTGTCTCTGTCATTATGGTAACAggaacagttaaaaaaaaaaaaatcatatccaGTTTCAAATACTGCAGAAGTTCATCCGAAGCAATAACAGAGAGTTGCCAAAAGTCACCCTTCCGTCTGGCCGCCTGAAGCACTGAACCACATGCCAACACAGAGGGAATGAGAGCATCAGCACAATGAAAGCCGGTACTTCTTTATCCAGTCCAGCTGGCTACGGCCAACAACATGAGACAGACGAGGCCATGAAGAAAGCCTTTGTTTAAAGAAGCAGGTATATCAGCCACACAGCTCGGTTACATGAGACCCCTACACGAAAAAGCCCCCTGTCACCGTCTACACGATATACCTGGCTTGATCACATGAGGATTAGCTGCTCTGGTCTAACAGTCGTACTATGTGCAGTTAGATTTCTTGTGGTCCACACCGACACCAAAGTACTGGTtctttttaagtgtatttttcacagttttgaCTAGGTATGAAATCCATTACAACCATTTGAAAATGATAAGACACAATTGAAAATGGCAGCTGATAAATCAAGCTGAATCATGTCAAAATAGGAGAGAACATTTATGTAATGCAGCGTGGTGATCTTGAAAGGCAAAAGGAGATAACAGTATGTGTTGTTATGCAACTGAACTGGAACATGCAGAGACCTACACTTAGCTGGGTAATTATTGGGAACACCCACCACACACT is a window of Anoplopoma fimbria isolate UVic2021 breed Golden Eagle Sablefish chromosome 3, Afim_UVic_2022, whole genome shotgun sequence DNA encoding:
- the sec62 gene encoding translocation protein SEC62, which translates into the protein MAERRKHKKRIQEVSEPTKDEKAVAKYLRFNCPTKSTNMMGHRVDYFIASKAVDCLLDSKWAKAKKGEEALFTTRESVVDYCNRLLKKQFFHRALKVMKKKPEKDTKKEKEKEKEKEKEKEKEKEKEKEKEKTKSDSGKEEEKKGKKDKEKKKEPETVETKKDKSDDSPGTPKKKKEVKKKFKLEPHDDQLFLDGNEVFVWIYDPVHFKTFAMGLILVIAVIAATLFPLWPAEMRVGVYYLSVAAGCFVASILLLAVARCILFLIIWVVTGGRHHFWFLPNLTADVGFIDSFRPLYTHEYKGPRSGNKKGSDKTDEKDGDGNKAQKSDSDEKSDSEKKDGDEEEDEEEEEGKEAEERKEAEGDGTGPDRHSDTDSDRREDEGSQHSNGNDFEMITREELEQHTEEEEEEEQEEDKETQERKEDGESETKPQTAET